Genomic segment of Oncorhynchus keta strain PuntledgeMale-10-30-2019 chromosome 12, Oket_V2, whole genome shotgun sequence:
GGATGCCACAACCACAGGTCTGTCTGCCTGAATGACATGAAGAAAAGAAGGCATGGGACACACGAAGACCTTCGTGCAAATGATTTGGTCAATCTTAAAACAGATAAAGAGAATATTGATGTCCAGTGGGAGAATGGCCCTGGGGGCGGAGTAAGCAGCTGCCTTGCTCCTCTCTGGTTGGCTTGTTGAAACAGCATCTTCAACGGTCTGTCGTGCCATTGGATACGCTCCTTCACACATTGCTCCTACAGAAAGACAAATCCGCACATGTgcgtgcacacacatacaccataaGGAAATCTGGAACAGTGCTCAACCTCGGACCCATGTAAGCTTGTCGTCTCCTAGACACATGCATTCAACACAGTTCTCCAATTAATGCACACATTCTGACAGGTTAGAGAGCCCTAGGACCCACAGACCAAGCGAGTGTAGCGATAGCAGTAGGTTCAACTGATCGGTTTTGGAACACTACGCATATGTCATTCATTCAATTGTTGCCTCGTTTCATGAAACGTCATAATCTGCCACACCAAATTAGGTTACAAATCAGTTAGACTATGTTTTTATGGatattgattaattaattaatcaatagTAATTTATTCACTTTGCAGATAATGTAGTTTTTCTATACGTGGATCAAAATGTGGTTATAGGCAAATCTGGTCAGATGGTGCTTTAATCAAGACTGCTGGATATTAAAGGTTTGTTTGATGCAGTTTAACAGCAACGTTTCTAAAAACTATTACTTATAATTTATCTACAGGCTAAGCCTATCATAAAGCTGCCAAGTCtcctaaatgtattttgtcaGGCAACCTTCAGTCCAGTCATCGCCAGAGGGCAGTCAAACTCCACAATGGATATTTGTGCATTATGTATACGGTGGCTTcggaaaggattcagaccctttaactttttccacattttgttacgttacaaccttattctaaaatgtattaaatagtttttccctcCTCAGTCTACAcggaataccccataatgacaaagcaaacacaggtttttagaaatgtttgctaatttattaaaaattaatatcacatttacatactgtaagtattgaaaccctttactcagtactttgttgaagcacctatggCAGCAATTACAGTATTGAGTCTTCTTGGCTATGACACTATAAACTTGGCACActggtatttggggagtttctcccattcttctcttcagatcctctcaagttctgtcaggttggatggggagtgtctctGCACAGCTAGtttcagggctctccagagatgtttgattgcgttcaagtctgggctctggctgggccactcaagcacATCCAAAGACTTGTCCCTGaatgtctttaggtgccttttggtaaactccaagcgggctgtcactTTCTTTTTGAGGAGTGGCCTCTGTCTGGgccctctaccataaaggcctgattggtagagtgctgtagTGATGGTTCTCCTTCTGGAGggttctcacatctccacagaggacctccagagctctttcagagtgactatcgggttcttggtcacctcccttctcccccgattgctcagtttgcccggatggccagctctaggaagagtcttggtggttctaaacttattccatttaataatgatggaggacactgtatTCTTGGGGTTTTAGATGTCTAGATTGTGCATTATGATGTTAATATGCCCACAAATCCAGCTTTGCAAATATGACACCCAACAGAAGAAGCATTAGGCCTAGTATAAAGACTAATTAGGATTTTAATTTGTCAAAGTTAGACACCTTTAGGAAACATTTTTGAACTTCAACTGCAGATTTTTtacataaaacattttaaacCATATAATTACTTTCAAATCAAACAACACAGTGACAATTTGAGGCACTTACCATCAACCAATAATttatagatttaaaaaataaaggtTTATGTTTTGTTCCTGGCCGTATGCTTTAGGTCCATTTTTGAAAAATCACTTTTGTTTGTAACAGTTCTTCCCTCAGAGAGACACATAAGCAGTTATCATAATGTACCAATGACATGCAGAACAGCAATCTCCAGTACAAGCTTAATCACTGGCACTTTGGACATTACGTTTGAAAAGTTGAATAAATATATAAAGGACAGAAAGACTACATAAACTTTTCAGTCCACTAGTTCGTGTCTTCGGGTTTTATCACGACAAGATAGTAAATCTGAAAATATATTGTTGATCAAAGAGGTCAAAAAAAAGTATTGACAAAAAGTAGAACAGAGAAGTTCCCAGATATAAGTTGCCTGGTGAATATCTCATACCACCATGAATATGACAGCTCAATACTCACAGTTAATCACTTTATTCTGTATACCTATAGTATAAACATGACTTATGTCAGTGTCTGCATATGATGCTACACGCTGATGTATTGGACAGCAATGACAAAACGCTTCCAACGAGCCAAAAAATTGGTCCCTATAGTTCAAGGTAAGAGTGTGGATATTGGTTACAGACTGTACTGTTTCAATACCCAAGTTCTTTTAACATGATGTAAATAAATGGCTTTATTTTGCATTAAGTCAATAAAAAATACATCAGTTAAGTGATTCATTCACTACCATGGATGAATGTTTTCTCTTGAGCAGATCCACCATCCAATTTTACCCCAACGGAGCACTGAACAAATCAAAACATTCATCCATAGTAGCATGGGCAATTCCATCTAGGTTGGGCGATATTACCATTTTCACATTGTCGATTTTCCCCCATTAGGCTCCTGTCTAGCTGCCCTAATACAGACACTTGCATGCTTAGGAAAAGTATTATTATATATGGACTCAACAGTCAACACACCACTGTAGGAAACATCCAACATTAAAAACACATGGTTACAATAGATATGCTACTGTCTGGTTGAATCCAAATACCTTGGTGGTAAGTCAGAGACACTCTTCTGTCTGAAAATAAGTTAGTGTAAGTccaagtgtacaaaacattaagaacacttgatctttccatgacatagactgaccaggtgaatccaggtgaaagctacgatcccttattgatgttaaatccacttcaatcagtgtatatgaaggggaggagacaggttaaataatgatttttaagccttgagacaattgagacatgaattgtgtatgtgtgccattcagtgggtgaatgggcaaaacacaagatttaagtgcctttgaacagggtatggtagtaggtgccatgcacaccggtttgtgtcaagagctgcaatgctgctgggtttttcacgctcaacagcttCCTGTGAGTATCAGGAATGATCCACCACcgaaaagacatccagccaacttgacacacctgtgggaagcattggagtcaacatttcGGCCCCTTGTGGAGTCTAACCCCTGATGAATTGATGCTTTTCGGAGGGaaaaactcaatattaggaaggtgttcctactGTTTGGTATACTCTGTATACACTTCAAGGCCTCTTGCCAATCCCCTGCCATGCTCAGCCCAGATGTGCACGGTAGGCTAAATGCCATCTAGGAAAGAACTAAGGGCAAAACCAGCTGCTTTAGGTCTCCTCATCCCATGGGCAGAGCTGTTTATGGGGGACGTAGTAGTCAAAGCGGTAGCCCTTGCTGCAGCTTCTGATGCCACACGTGTACGGTTTGGTCCTTCCAGCCGCGCCCCGGCGGCTGCGGCAGTATTTGAGCAGGCAGGGGAGCCACTCCAGACGTAGGTGATAGCTGCAGAAGCATGGCTGCCACAGGTCCAGAGTGGAGGGGCATCGCTGCAGACCAGAGACGTCCACTGTCTGGGGCAGGGGCTCAAACTCAATGGCCTCTATTCCTGTAGAGACATTTTGACTTTCGATCAAAGAATGTCTGTTAAAATGCATGGCAATGAACTTCATAGCTGTGCAGATAAACATCCAAAAGCTTAGGGACACTTAGGCAACAATATGGGGGAAAAAAGCTAGGATAGACAGAATGAAAACGTTCCTTTAAAACACCCAAACAACACTAACAGAGCATCTGAATGGAAGTCAAACTCACCTTTATCCAGCCAATGCTTGGTGTCAGCTGTCCGGGTATAAAACCCCTCATGGGCCTCCTTACACACATTGTGGATGAGTGTGTTGAGGTGCCCTGCATGACTCACATTCACCACCATGTCCATGTGGAGGTGTTCCACCCCACGCTTCTCCTCTGCCGTGCGGACCAAGTGGGGGTTCTTCTGTAGAATCCCATCACAGAACAGCTATATTTTAAAATGCGAGGAAGTTCAAAAAAGGACAGGTATTGCTGGTAGAATAGATTTAGCAATATAATTAAGCTCCACTACTTTGTGTGAGGATTAACAGTTTGGTGGTAAGTTAGATAACTTTGTGCATCATTTTTACATTATGGGCTCGTGATGAAGATACTGTATAGAAAGTCCAGGACGAGGCttattctgtgtctgggaaaccagccctaTAACATGTTATTATAACACAAAATGGGTTGTTCCACCAATCCGGTGCCTTTTGAGaagttttaaaaaaaagttcTGTCGTCAGCTTCATAGAAACACGTATGTGGGAAGaggtaaacatttttaaaaatacacCACTACCAGTCAAAATTATAGAACAAtaactcattcaatggtttttctatattgtactattttctacattgtataataatagtgaagacatcaaaaatatgaaataacacatatgcaatcatgtagtgtcatgacgttggcctgttgGGGGACGTTGATGaaccccataaatacctttcccctctttcctctctctactctaccgaTGTGACTATTGAAAATTCCTTTGTTAACATAGAGAGTCTGGGAACATCAAAAGGTGGGAAACGGAACCCtatttcggtaatccaaccagttgaaaatatgcattggtacttactgaatatgatgtcagatcagttcGCATCTGAGACATTATTATTGATGATAGGACGACATAAAATGTAtcttgggcctcccaggtggcgcagtggctactgtactgcagcgccagctgtgccatcagagactcttgGTTCGCgaccaggctctgtcgtaaccagccgcgaccgggaggtctgtggggcgacgcacaattggcctagcgtcgtccgggttagggagggcttggccggtagggatgtccttgtctcatcgcgcgcCAGCAACTCCTGTGACTATgccagccagaatatagcatgagcttaAAAGTATGGCAACATGGTATGAACTtcgaactcttattcactaaagaagtgatacctccAAGCCGTTGCGTTAGCGCAGCAACTGTAGACGTGGGCtgggagaggatggacagagTATCTGTTCTACCACACGACGACGGTACTACCATGTATCCAGTTTACCaacagagacattcttcaaaggacaagagATCCCTGCTGGGCAACCCGGCCTACTATCTATGATCAATCTACCAAAGCGCATTAtagagaagatagccctatttggtaaaagaccaagtcatattatggcaagaacaactcaaataagcaaagagaaacaacagtccatcattactattaagacatgaaggtcagtaaatccgggaaatttcaagaactttgaacgttttttcaagtgcagttgcaaaactcatcaagccctatgatgaaactggctctcatgatgacaaccacaggaatggaagacccagagttacctctgctgcagaggatacgttcgtttaccagcctcagaaattgcagcccaaataaatgcttcgcagagtttaagtaacagacacatctcaacatcaactgttcagaggagactgtgtgaatcaggcctacatggtcaaattgctgtaaagaaaacactactaaaggacaaaaATAATAAGAAGAGGCTTGCTTGGGCCAATAAACACTTGCAACACGTGTCCTATGgactggagtccaaattggagatttttggttccaaccgccgtgtctttttgaggtgtgggtgaacggattatctctgcatgtgtatttcccaccataaagtatggaggaagaggtgtgctggtgtgggggtgctttgctggtgacactctctgtgatttattttgaattctaggcacacttaaccagcatggctaccacagcattctgcagtgatacgccatcccatctggtttgggcttagtggaacTATAAATTGTTttgaacaggacaatgacccaacacacctccaggctgtgtaagggctattttagcaagaaggagaatgatggagtgctgcatcagatgacctggtctccacaatcccccaacatcagacaaattgaaatggtttgggatgagtcggaccgcagagtgaaggaaaaacagccaacaagtgctcagcataatgtgggaactcctgcaagactgttggaaaagcatacaaggtgaagctggttgatagaataccaagagtgtgcaaagatgtcatcaaggcaaagggtggctactttgaagaatctcaaatgtaaaatatattttgatttgtttaacacttttttggctactacgattccatatgtgttatttcatagttttgatctcttaactattattctacaatgtagaaaatagtacaaataaagaaaaacccttgaatgagtaggtgttctataACTTTTGcccggtagtgtatataaagtGCCTACTAAGTGCCAAGTAAAGTAAAATGGTTGACTGTGTAATAGGGTTGACAATAAATCCCTTTGTGACAGGGGGAATAGAAGATTGTTGTGTGCAATACAAATTggcaattaaattaaattaatttaaattgaaacatttctagcctgtctatctaggGGTAAAAGGGTTGACATGTTACGCTCAACCCATTCAGTTttccaacacaaaacaacagaaaaTTGCCAAAAAgtatagaaccagctcacctgcttttaaaCTATGATATGTTtgttcaatgtaaaaaaaaatgaataattTCACCATATTGAAAAGACAGTTCGGTGTGCGTAACAGTTGATCTTAATGAGGGAAAGGAAAaggggggacacctagtcagatgtacaactgaatgccttcaactgaaatgtcttccgcatttaacccaacccctctgaatcagagtggtgcggggggctgccttattcgacatccacgtcttcggcgctcggggaacagtgggttaactgccttgctcaggggcagaacgacgacagatatttaccttgtcaacttgggacagacgtaaatgaatcactaatcacattaaataaattATCATCGTCAAAATTGACTTcctcaaagcaacaaaataactagggctttaccaTGATGGTGAAAACTTGAAATGTTGGGGTTAAGGATTCCTAGAagtcacagtgaaatgctgaattttggcactttagcaagtctttatGGATCATTTGATAAATCTATTTTTAatatccatgtggtctatattaaagggtaCTTAATTTAATATAAAATTAAATATTAGTGCAAAATGTATACTTAAAATACCAAAAGGGATGGAAAAGGCTAATTTTCATGTAAAGACCCATCTCTTATAATAACGCCATTGGTACCATACCTCCACATCCAAAACCTGTCCCTAGTTACCTCTCCCTATGCCATATATGGGAATGATGGCCCAGATTATGAGGGACAGTGGTGGTTTGTTACAGCAGCTCACCTGTCTGAGGCGAGCCATGGACTCAGTGGGGATGATCTCGTGGTGATCGAGGCGGGAGACAAAGCACAGCACCTGGTATTGGTTCTGGCCTCGCTCTGGCTCCCCCAGGATCAGAGCTCGAACGATCCTCACATCctgaaaaaaagagagaggagagaaataggaAATATAAACAGGATATAAATTCACATATTAGTGATacactatacactgagtgtacaaaacattaagaagaccttcctaatattgagttgctccccccattttgccctcagaacagactaaattcgtcagggcatggagtCTACTAGGTATCGAAAAAAACTACATACATACTGCTACAAAAACTACATACATAAGGGAACCTTTGTGTAAAAGTGCTGCCAAAACTCCACTATGCGTTTGGCATTAGGATAATCCATAAATAAGTAACTACTATATCAAGTGTCATGTCTGTTATGAGggctgacctgacctgacctgacctagAAACATGAGACCTGAATCCAACCCTATACCCACATCTGTCACAATGCTACACTGACTTAATTTTGGCTATCCCAAAATCGAAATGTTTATTATGCAAACAATACTATGATTATTGTGAATACTCATATTAATATAATACTAAGATTAACATGATTTGCAAGAAGAACGTTTAACCTTATAATGCGGTTAACATGtgatattataattattatattattataattattcaCAACACTTTACTTTGTCCACATTTGTTGTGTTATAAAGTCAAATTAAAATGGATGTAATTGTCATTTTTGGTCAAATTTCTACAAAAAATACTCTTTAATGTCaaagagggagaaaaaaatcaaacatttgtaaaaaat
This window contains:
- the LOC118390934 gene encoding out at first protein homolog isoform X2 is translated as MSFRMYASEISPPVRISLLVVTLVSLGICSELKVRVRLSDGLIGEEILDANSENDDITVEFKQGDGTHITVVFDFKRDVRIVRALILGEPERGQNQYQVLCFVSRLDHHEIIPTESMARLRQKNPHLVRTAEEKRGVEHLHMDMVVNVSHAGHLNTLIHNVCKEAHEGFYTRTADTKHWLDKGIEAIEFEPLPQTVDVSGLQRCPSTLDLWQPCFCSYHLRLEWLPCLLKYCRSRRGAAGRTKPYTCGIRSCSKGYRFDYYVPHKQLCPWDEET
- the LOC118390934 gene encoding out at first protein homolog isoform X1; amino-acid sequence: MSFRMYASEISPPVRISLLVVTLVSLGICSELKVRVRLSDGLIGEEILDANSENDDITVEFKQGDGTHITVVFDFKRDVRIVRALILGEPERGQNQYQVLCFVSRLDHHEIIPTESMARLRQLFCDGILQKNPHLVRTAEEKRGVEHLHMDMVVNVSHAGHLNTLIHNVCKEAHEGFYTRTADTKHWLDKGIEAIEFEPLPQTVDVSGLQRCPSTLDLWQPCFCSYHLRLEWLPCLLKYCRSRRGAAGRTKPYTCGIRSCSKGYRFDYYVPHKQLCPWDEET